The Meiothermus ruber DSM 1279 genome includes the window GGAAGTTTTTTACTTGCGCAGCCCAAGCTTTTCGATCAGTGCTTTGTAGCGGGCCTTGTCTTTACTTTCCAGATAGCTCAAGAGCCGCTTGCGCTGACCTACCAAGCCCAGCAGACCCCGCTTGGCCGCCATGTCCTTCTTATTGACTGTGAGATGGGCCGACAGGCGGTTGATACGTTCGGTGAGCAGGGCTACCTGCACCTCGGTCGAACCGGTATCGCCAGGCTTGTGGGCGTGTTTTTCGATAACGCTAGCTTTTTCTTCTCTGGTAAATGGCATCTGTATCTCCTCGTCGGGTGAGCCGCAGTCTGCTGACCGGGGCTTCCTCATGGCCCATGAGAGGGGCCAGCTAAGAAGTATAGCGGCGCCTGGACGTAGGGTCAAGCCAAAATAGCACCAGGGCGGCGGCGGAGAGGGTGGCCGCGGTAAAAAAAGCCACACTGGAACCGAAATGCTGCCACAGCGCACCAAACAGGGCGCTGGCCGGCAGCAGGAGCAGGCCTACCAGGGTATGGTAAAGCCCAATGGCGCTGGCTTTTTCGGCTGCGGGGATGATCTGGGCCAGATAGGCCCGGCTGCTCCCTTCGAAAGCCGCGCTGTACAGCGCGTACAGCAGGAACAGGAGGACGCCCTGCCAGGTGGTGTTGCTGAGTCCAAATCCCAGGTAGACCAGGGCATAGGTCATAAAGCCCAGCATTACCAGGGCTTTAGCCCCCACCCGGTCGGCCAGCGAACCCAAGGGATAGGCCATA containing:
- the rpsO gene encoding 30S ribosomal protein S15 — encoded protein: MPFTREEKASVIEKHAHKPGDTGSTEVQVALLTERINRLSAHLTVNKKDMAAKRGLLGLVGQRKRLLSYLESKDKARYKALIEKLGLRK